TCGGCCAGGGCACGTCGCTCAACCACCTCGGCGAGGCCTACCGCACGGCCGGGCGCGACGACGAGGCCGTGGCGACGTTCGACGAGGCGCTGCGGATCAGGCGCTCCTTCGGCGACGAACCGGGCGCCGCGACGACCGCGGTCAACCTGGGCGCGACACTGGCCGCCATGGGCCGCCCGAAGGAGGCCGCCGTCTACTACTCCCTCGCCCTGAAGGACCTCGAACGGCTCGGCGACCCGCGCACCGAGTCGGTCAAGGAGGCGATCCGTGCCCTGGACGAGGACATCGCGCCCTGGAGCCCCGAGCCCTAGGACCGGCGGCCCTGGAACCGGCGGTCCCTGACCTCCGCGAGGTCGGCGAGCTGTGCCCGCAGCCAGCTCTCGGGCGAGGTGGCCAGCAGCGGTTCCCGCATCCGGCCGGCCCGCGCGGCACGCTCGTCGGGCGGCATCGCGAGCGCCCGCCCGAGGGCCGCCGCGGTCTCGCGCACATCACGCGGATCGTCCACGACCACGGCGCCCGCGCCGAGCCGCTCGGCGCTCCCGGTCCGCGCCGACAGGACGACCGCCCCGTCCCGCCGGTTCACCAGGACCCCTTCCTGGGCGACCAGATTCATCCCGTCGTGCACGGAGTTGACCAGCAGGACGTCGTACTCGCGCAGCGCCGCCATGGCCCGCACCCGGTCCTCCTCCCAGTACACGGTCAGGACCCCGGGATGGTCCCGCTGGATGGCGGCGACCGCCTCCCGCACCCGGGCCGCGTACCACGCGTACTCGGGCACGGCGGGCCGGGAAGGCGTCAGACAGCACACGAACCTGACGCTGTGCCGCAGCCGAGGGCGCTCCGCCAGGAGCAGCGCGAAGGCCTCGAAGCCCCGCAGCACGTTCTTCGCGGGATCGAGCCGGTCGACACGCACCAGCAGCCGCGCCCCGCGCCCCGCCCCCTCCCGCAGCCGCCCGAAGACACCGGACCACCGGTCCGCGTCCGCCGCGCCGAACACACCGGACAGGTACTCCTGGTCGGGCGGCGCCGGATAGCGGCGGACCAGCGTCCGCCCTCCCGCGTGCCGGACCGTGCCGGCCGCCGCGTCGACCTCGTGTCCGGCCTCCCCGGCGAACCGCAGGAAGGAGTCCGCCCACCGCTCGCACTGGAAGCCCAGCACGTCCGCCGCGAGCATGCCGCGCAGGAGCAGCCCGCGCGCCGCGTCCGGCAGCGCGGCGAGCGCCGAGGGACCGGCGAACGCGGCGTGCACGAAGAGGCCCACGGTCTGCGTGGGCAGCAGGGAGCGCAGGAAACCGGGCGCCGTGGCGAACTGGTAGTCCTGGAAGCAGACGACGGTACGGGGACGGCAGTACGTCGCCGCCGCCGCGGCCACACCACGGTTCACCCGCTGGTACGCCCGCAGCGCCGCGCCGTCGCCGAGTGGCCCCGGGCCCCCGTCGTCGAGGCCTCGCGGCAGGTCCGCCCACAGGTCGTGGAGCGCGTACCAGAGCCCCCGTACGCCCGCGTCCTCGTAGTACCGCCGGTAGTCCGCGGCCCGGAAGGGCACCGGCCGGAATTCGTAACCGAGCCCCAGCCCGGCGAACCGGCCGTCCCGGACCGCCCCGCGGTCCTCCTCGCTCGCCGAAGGAGCCAGCCAGTACACGTCGCCGTCGAGCGCCCGCGCGGACCGGTCGAGCAGCGCCGTCACACTGCCCGTGCGACGTTCCGGGGTCGGACCCGACGGGGTGGCCCGGAACGTCACGGGTCCCCGGTCGGACACCAGCACCACATCGGCCGTACGCGCCCCCCGCGCGGACCGCAGGGCCACCGTCAGCCCTGCGTTCCGTTGAGAGAGGACTCCAGAATGTCCTGGGAGCGCCCTCTGCCCGTGCCCAGCGCCAGCGCCAAGGAGTGCACGAGGCCCAGATGGACGGTCTCCACCACGCCGTACACGTCGCTGTCGACCAGCAGCGGCACGTCGACGAGCGCGGCCGCGCTGCCCCCCGAGCCGCCGAGCAGCCCGACCGTGCGCACCCCGCGCGCCCGCGCCGTCTTCAGGCCCTCCAGAATGTTCGGCGAGTTGCCGCTGACGCTGATGGCCACCACGACGTCGCCCGGCGTGAGCAGGCGGGCCAACTGCTCGGAGAACACGCGGTCGTAGCCGATGTCGTTGGCCAGCGCGCTGAGCAGCGGGGTGTTGCCGGTGAGTGCGTTCGTCCGCAGCCCCGCGACCTGCGGGCCCGACGTCATGGCGAGGTCGCACGCCAAGTGGCCCGCCGTCGCGGCGCTTCCGCCGTTGCCGATCGCGTAGAGACAGTTGCCGTTCGTCCTGACCGAGTCGAGCAGCCGGACCGCCGACGCGAACTCGTTCGGCTCCACCGCGAGAGCGGCGTCGGCCACCAGATTCTGGAACGCCGTACAGACTGCGGTCGCTCGGTGCGCACCGCCCCTGCCGTCTAACGCGTTCGCGTCGTCCCGCACGTCCGAGCGCCCCATACCAACCCCCACGCGTCACAGCCGACTTCGGATTGGCCAGCATGCCCGAAACCTCGGACGGCGGTAAGAGCGCCACCCCTCAAATGAGTTGCGTCGCTATCATTTGGGCAGCGGTGCGGCGCAGCAAGAGGGGGACCAAGTGCGGTTGGCCGGCGGTTCGAACTCGCATGCAGTGCTCATCGGTTGCGGCAGCTACGACGACGACGGACTGCCGCCGCTCCCCGCGGTCCGCAACAACCTCGACGACCTGCGGTCCCTGCTCACCGGCCCCCGCAACGTCGCACTCCCCGAGGAGCGCTGCACGCTCCTGCGCGACGTGCGGGAACCGCACACGGTCGGTGCGGCGCTCAGCCGCGCGGCGAGCGGCGTGGACGACATGTTCCTCGTCTACTTCGCGGGCCACGGCGCGCTGGACGAACGCGGACTGCTCCACCTCCTGCTCTCCGGAACCCAGACCCGGCTGCTCGGCTGGACGAGCCTGCCGTTCGACCTCATCCGCCAGACCATGGCGTCGGCACCCGCCAGGAACCGCGTCCTGCTCCTCGACTGCTGCTTCTCCGGCCGGGCCATCGAAGCCATGGGCGACACCGCGTCGCTCTACTTCGGCCAGCTGGAGATCGCCGGTACGTTCGTCCTGGCCTCCGCCCCCGCGAACGCCCCCGCCCGCGCGCCCCTGGGCGACCGCCACACGCTGTTCACGGGCGAGCTGATCAAGTTCCTGCGCGACGGTTCCGCGGCGGAGCCCGAGCTGCTCACCCTCGGCGCGGCCTACCGCCACACGGCCCGCGTCCTCGCCGCCAAGGGCGAGCCGAGGCCCCAGCGGTGCGGCACCGGGACGAGCGACCAGTTGGCCCTGGCCGCGAACACCGCGTTCCGCAGGCTCACCGCCGAGGACGTGCCCGAGCGGCTGAGCGGCGCCGTCGAGCTGGGGGAGGCCGGGGACCTGGCGGGAGCGCTGGAAGCCCTGGACGTCCTCGCGCAGCAGTGCGGCCGGGTGCTCGGTGCCCACCACGAGCTCACCCTCCTCACGCACCGCGCCCTGGCGCACGCCGAGGGGGAGAGCGGCCGGGCGGCGGCCGCCGCCGCGCGGTACGAGCACCTCGCCGAGCTGCTGGCCGTCGAGCACGGCGCACGCCACCCGGACACCCTCCAGGTGCGCCACGAGCACGCCCGCTGGGCGGGCATCGGCGGCGACGCCGCGGCCGCCGCGGACCTCTTCGCCGAGCTCGCAGTGGACGCCTCGGGGGCGCTGGGCCCCGGGGACGTGCGCGCGCTCAGCTGCCGGTGGCAGCACGCCCACTGGCTGGGGGTGAGCGGCCACCCCGAACGGGCCGCGGCGGCCTTCGCCGAGCTCGCCGAGAACTACCGTTCCTCGCTGGGCGCGCGGCACGACGACACGCGCGCGGCCCGCCGCAACCACGTGTACTGGCGGGACGCGGCAGGACCGGCATGAGTGCGCGTACGCAACGCGAAGGGCCCCAGTCTCTCGACTGGGGCCCTTCGGCTGGTGTCCGAGGGGGGACTTGAACCCCCACGCCCGATAAAGGGCACTAGCACCTCAAGCTAGCGCGTCTGCCATTCCGCCACCCGGACAAGGTGTCTGTCTTCGCGGGGCGTTTCCCGCGGCGACACAGAGAACATTACCAGGCTTCCAGGGGTCCCCGATCACCCCCGCCACCCCTCGTGAACTGCGGATGACGACACCCGCCCGCCCTTGGGCGCGGAGCCGCGGAGAGAGAGGATGAGGGGGACCACCAGCAGCGAATGCGGGAGGAGCCAGCGTGAGCGGGTCCAGCACGGGCAAGGCCGTCACCGGTGAGGACGAGGTCGTCGACCTCTGTCGCGAACTGATCCAGATCGATACGAGCAACTACGGCGACCACTCCGGCCCGGGGGAGCGCAAGGCCGCCGAGTACGTCGCGGAGAAGCTCGCCGAGGTGGGCCTCGAACCGAAGATCTTCGAATCCCACCCGGGGCGGGCCTCCACCGTCGCCCGGATCGAGGGCGAGGACCCGTCGCGGCCCGCGCTCC
The window above is part of the Streptomyces venezuelae genome. Proteins encoded here:
- a CDS encoding SIS domain-containing protein, producing the protein MADAALAVEPNEFASAVRLLDSVRTNGNCLYAIGNGGSAATAGHLACDLAMTSGPQVAGLRTNALTGNTPLLSALANDIGYDRVFSEQLARLLTPGDVVVAISVSGNSPNILEGLKTARARGVRTVGLLGGSGGSAAALVDVPLLVDSDVYGVVETVHLGLVHSLALALGTGRGRSQDILESSLNGTQG
- a CDS encoding trehalose-6-phosphate synthase translates to MSDRGPVTFRATPSGPTPERRTGSVTALLDRSARALDGDVYWLAPSASEEDRGAVRDGRFAGLGLGYEFRPVPFRAADYRRYYEDAGVRGLWYALHDLWADLPRGLDDGGPGPLGDGAALRAYQRVNRGVAAAAATYCRPRTVVCFQDYQFATAPGFLRSLLPTQTVGLFVHAAFAGPSALAALPDAARGLLLRGMLAADVLGFQCERWADSFLRFAGEAGHEVDAAAGTVRHAGGRTLVRRYPAPPDQEYLSGVFGAADADRWSGVFGRLREGAGRGARLLVRVDRLDPAKNVLRGFEAFALLLAERPRLRHSVRFVCCLTPSRPAVPEYAWYAARVREAVAAIQRDHPGVLTVYWEEDRVRAMAALREYDVLLVNSVHDGMNLVAQEGVLVNRRDGAVVLSARTGSAERLGAGAVVVDDPRDVRETAAALGRALAMPPDERAARAGRMREPLLATSPESWLRAQLADLAEVRDRRFQGRRS
- a CDS encoding caspase, EACC1-associated type encodes the protein MLIGCGSYDDDGLPPLPAVRNNLDDLRSLLTGPRNVALPEERCTLLRDVREPHTVGAALSRAASGVDDMFLVYFAGHGALDERGLLHLLLSGTQTRLLGWTSLPFDLIRQTMASAPARNRVLLLDCCFSGRAIEAMGDTASLYFGQLEIAGTFVLASAPANAPARAPLGDRHTLFTGELIKFLRDGSAAEPELLTLGAAYRHTARVLAAKGEPRPQRCGTGTSDQLALAANTAFRRLTAEDVPERLSGAVELGEAGDLAGALEALDVLAQQCGRVLGAHHELTLLTHRALAHAEGESGRAAAAAARYEHLAELLAVEHGARHPDTLQVRHEHARWAGIGGDAAAAADLFAELAVDASGALGPGDVRALSCRWQHAHWLGVSGHPERAAAAFAELAENYRSSLGARHDDTRAARRNHVYWRDAAGPA